The nucleotide window GGTGTAGGTGATGTAGATATCCTCGCCCTTGTAAGACTCCTCGAGAGTAGCGCTGAAAGTTAGGCTTTGgtcctcagcctcaataaCAGCAATGGCACCACCGTTGACCTGGAGAGCAGGGAAGATGGGAAggtcgatcttcttgatatcctcagTGCAAGAGCCAGGAACAATGAAACCCTGGAGAGCAGACCAGGCGAAAGCAGCAGGGACAGTGGTCAGGAATGGTGACTCAGAGGGGACCTGGCCGAGGTAGATACGGTAGAAACCATTTTGCTCGCCCTCTTGGCCGATGACGGATGAGATCAGGCGGACAACCTCTGGAAGACCCTCGCTTGCGAAGACGACGTTGGCGTCTTGGAGAGCACCGAGAACAACGGCAGTGAAGGTCTCAGCGAGGAGAATGGCGTCCTTGAGGTTGTCAACGGGGAATTGGTATTTGCAAGGCGAAGGGGCAAATTTGCCGGCTGACTTGAGAGTGGCCAGGGCGCCTATAGCGTGCTGCTCTTCTTGCTATTGCAAATTGTCAGTTGACTGATATCCTTATAAAGATGGGTAAGTACTTACAGCAAGGACAGTCTTGAGAACATGCTTGGCCTCATGCAACTTGTCGCCCTCAACCTTGTATCCTTCAATGCCGTTGGTGACATTGTAGAGAAGAGAGCAAAAGTAAGCAGTCTCAAAGAGCTCGTTGAAGGCAATCAGCTGGAAAGCTGTGGTAGAACCAACACCGAGAGTGGTAGGAAGAGGAGCACCAGGGAGCTTTCCACCGGCCTGGATGGCGATCTGCTTCTCCTGTGAAGCATCGGGGTCGGGGAAACCATTCGCAGCAGGAACCCTGTAGGATTTGGGGACAATGCCAGCAAGGGCAGAGCCTACGAGGCCGACAGACGCAAAGAGTGTTGAGAAACGCATGGTTTCGGTGGTTGTGATGTGAACGAAAGGGAGTGTTGGCTATGATGGATAGACAAACAGAGAACGTGATGATTTACACTGCAAGATGGGACAAGTCAGTGAGCGTGGTATGAACTGACGAGAGGGAATCTGTTGAGGGGAATTACTGGGGGGATATATAGCTGTAATAGAAGAGAAACGGTACTTGGAGGAGGCTGGAGGATGGCTCGGCGACGAGAATTGAGTTCACGGCAAGTTTACTTCTGGAGGGGGGTCTTGAAGCTATCATGACGACATGAATGTCACAGGACGAATGCGATGAGATTGCGCTTGTTTGCTGAATCCCGCTGTGTCTTTGATGCTATGCTAACTTAGGTCTTACTCTTCAGCCCTGGATCTAGGCCTTGCCGATATGTTGCAGTTGAAAGGACGCAACTAGCTAGTTGAACGGCTAACACGGCCAGAGCTATCTTTGGAGTAGGGTCGGAGAATTGCGGTAGCGCGGAGACGATGttaccttgagcttgtcatCATTGATATATTGAATCGATGAATTGATGTTATGGTTAAAGATATAACATTTAACAGTGCTGAAGGATTGTTTCCTCAAGAAAGGTAACTTCTCAacagtaaagtaaatatcaAGCATAAAACGCCAGGAAAAcataaacaaacaaaacGCAGAATGTTACATCAACAAAACAGTTTGACAAGGTTTGGCTCGGCTCATCTGCCGTGTGGCTTGAACGCCAAATACCACCTTGCTCACAACATGTACTCCGCCCCACGGCTACTTGAATCCCCAGCTTTATTGCCAGGAACTGAAATGTCATCGGGCTACAGTAGATACAGTAGGGCTTAGACTTGATTATACTCGGCACCATGATTCCGGTCGTGAAGCTATTTCGTTAGGACGGGATTGTCAAGTTCCGCTGCTAATTGGGGACTTTGGTGAGCTAAGCGGGTTTTGCTGGCGTAAGACGGGATTGGAATGATCGCTTTGTTTGGGATTGGTTGTTTGTGGCATCATGTGATAGAGTATTGTATCAGAGGCATTTCGTGTAGTAGGTgctctcaaggctgttgaaGTTGCTCTGATTTAAGCAGTTGAATGACAGCAATTATGGACCAGAGATTTTAGGATGACAGACCGAACACTCAGTCCAATAAACTTGATGATCCTTTGCATTCAAGCTGATCTTCTGTACCCAGAATGGTGTGTACCCTGGGGATCCCATTTCACAGCGTTTCTCAATTCCGATCCCAATATAAGGTAAGAAACTCAGTTGTCTTGGAGGTGTACCACACCATACGTACAGAAAATACAGTATTGAAGTATAAGCACACGTGACTAAATGATTACATGTCGCCTTCCGAAATTTCACGTTGTTTAGTGTAACTGATGTTGTTCCTTGCGTTTTCGTATAACCCTCTTACACATGGGCATTTTGTTTGATATCTAGCTGTTCACTGCAGAATCCTGTAGAACCTCCATAGATTAACACTCTGTCACCACTCTATCCAGTAAATAAATGCATACACCTACACATAACCACTATTTCTATCTTGTCAAAAAATACCTGATTAAGTGCGTCGATAGTAAGTAAATCTTCTTTGCTATCCGCAGCTACATAAAATACCCTGGACCTGGACATCGACTACGGTAAGCCTATGCATCTAACATCTATGAATCGGcagtttttattaaaaaggcaATATACTTCTGCTTGAAAAGTAGAAGCGAAGCGGGTCAGATCAGGATTTGCTCGCATCTCGGTTGCGCACATTGGGGAGAGATCCTACTTATTGCATGTCACTTCTAGTGATTGTGACAGGTCAGGTTAAACATTATGCCGGCTGAGCCGTTGCTGCTCAAACCCTGTATTTTCCCTGTATCAACTGCAATTCTCATTTGATACCGCCAACCAACATGGAATTGAATGAAACCTACCCCGGTTGCAGATCACGGGTTCCGGCGCTTAGAGgcatgtgatgtgatgtgatactCAAGACTTATGAAACAAGATCAAACCCATGATTGTGAAAATCGTTCTTCATGTTCTTCATAACACATGTATAAGTATTTCTTTTGTTAAAAATGTTTTCTTCTGTCCGGCGCGTCTTTCGTTCTAAATCTAAACCAGATAAAACCCCAGgtgtgaaggagaagccaGTTCCTGAGCCACCACCAGCGCCGATAGCTCAGACTCGAACAACTTTCTTTTACTCTGGAATACAGACGTTCCATAGCTCAGAAAGTGATAATGTCGAGTGAGTCCGCATATGTTTTCGCTTAGTCGTTGTCTGACCAAATGACcagcatcgtcttcatccatgGATTGAAAGGAGACTGTCAAAAAACGTGGACGAACAAGACTTCGGGGAGTCCTTGGCCGAAGACACTTCTTCCTTTGGAAGTTAAGACTGCACGTATTCTCACTTACTCTTATGATTCAACTGTCACCGGCAAGGACGATGTTCCGTCACAGAATCGAATCTCCAATCATGCATATAATCTCGTGACTGCTCTCGCATCACTTCGACAGAGCGATAACACAGTAAATTGGATCACCACCCCTAGTTTCACTATTTCTTCTAACGACGCTAGAATGGACGACCTATTATATTTGTCTGCCATAGTCTAGGAGGACTTGTTTGTCAGGATGTAAGTCAGTCactcggggagcaagaacaCATCGGACCTTGATATATGGTGTCAAGATAAACTTGGCAAAAGGTTTCCTAAGCTGAGAAAAGGCATACCAAACTCAGTAAAGGCATCCTAAGCTTATGCTAGGTTAGCCTAGGTCTTCTCatcatttaggatcgaggtCCTGAATTTTCATCCTCCCCTGGTCACTTCAATGATCCTGACTGGAGGCTAATTGTGAAAATAGGCACTTATCACAGCGAAACAACGGTCTGAACAGCACCTTCAAGATATAGTCAAC belongs to Fusarium musae strain F31 chromosome 9, whole genome shotgun sequence and includes:
- a CDS encoding hypothetical protein (EggNog:ENOG41), translating into MRFSTLFASVGLVGSALAGIVPKSYRVPAANGFPDPDASQEKQIAIQAGGKLPGAPLPTTLGVGSTTAFQLIAFNELFETAYFCSLLYNVTNGIEGYKVEGDKLHEAKHVLKTVLAQEEQHAIGALATLKSAGKFAPSPCKYQFPVDNLKDAILLAETFTAVVLGALQDANVVFASEGLPEVVRLISSVIGQEGEQNGFYRIYLGQVPSESPFLTTVPAAFAWSALQGFIVPGSCTEDIKKIDLPIFPALQVNGGAIAVIEAEDQSLTFSATLEESYKGEDIYITYTTGQQLPYSVKAENVKWDGTSVKLKAEFPYHKLVAQGFTHAALTTSNNIATPDDVPNVTLAAPGLIQVKNPLDGGKGSSSD